The genomic stretch CCTGTATTTGTTCGACCGGTTCCTGGAGAGGGTGGGCTGATGCCGCGGCGGGACGACATAGAACGAATCCTCGTTATAGGCAGCGGCCCGATAGTGATCGGCCAGGCCGCCGAGTTCGACTACTCCGGAGCGCAGGCCTGCAAGGTGCTGCTCGAAGAGGGCTACGAGGTGATCCTCGTCAACTCCAACCCGGCCACGATCATGACCGACCCGGAGTTCGCCACGGCCACGTACATCGAGCCGCTCACTCCCGAGTCGGTGGCGAAGGTGATCGACCGCGAGCGGCCGGACGCGCTGCTGCCCACGCTCGGCGGCGGCACCGCGCTCAACCTCGCGCGGGCGCTGAGCGAGGACGGCACGCTCGGTCAGTACGACGTCGAGCTGATCGGCGCGAACTACGACGCCATCCGCCGCGCCGAGGACCGCGAGCTCTTCCGCGAGACGATCGAGGGCGCCGGCCTCAGGGTGCCGCGCTCGGCGATCGTGTCCGGCATGGCGGAGGCCGAGCGCGCGCTCCGCGAGATCGGGCTGCCGACGATCCTGCGTCCGGGCTTCACGATGGGAGGCCGCGGCGGCGGCATCGCTCGCACCGAGGCGGAGTTCCGCCAGCGGGTGGGTGAGGCGCTCGCCGCCAGCCCGATCGGCCAGGTGCTCGTCGAGGAGTCGGTGATCGGCTGGGGCGAGTTCGAGCTCGAGGTGATGCGCGACTACCGCGACAACGTCGTGATCGTGTGTTCGATCGAGAACATCGACCCGATGGGCGTCCACACCGGCGACAGCGTGACCGTCGCACCACAGCAGACGCTCACCGACCGCCAGTACCAGTCGCTGCGCGACCAGGCGATCCAGGTGATCCGCGCCGTGGGCGTGGAGACGGGCGGGTCGAACATCCAGTTCGCGGTCAACCCGCACACGGACGAGATCGTGGTGATCGAGATGAACCCGCGCGTGTCGCGAAGCTCGGCGCTGGCGTCGAAGGCCACGGGCTTCCCAATCGCGAAGATCGCAGCCCGCCTGGCGGTGGGCTACGCGCTCGAGGAGATCGACAACGACATCACGCGGGTCACGCCCGCGAGCTTCGAGCCGACGATCGACTACGTGGTGGTGAAGTGGCCGCGCTTCGCCTTCGAGAAGTTCCCGGGCACGAACGGAAGCCTGTCCACCCACATGCAGTCGGTGGGCGAGGCGATGGCGATCGGCCGCACGTTCAAGCAGGCGTTCATGAAGGCGATGCGCTCGCGCGAGACGGACGTGCGCGTGCGCCCGCCGGAGGACACGGACGAGCTGCTGGCGCGGCTCGAGGTGCCGTCGCACGACCGCTTCGAGCTGCTGTTCGAGGCGGTGCGCCGAGGCGCGTCGGACGAAGAGATCCAGAGCCGGACGATGATCGACCCCTGGTTCGTGGCAGAGCTGGGTGCGCTCGCCCGCGGCGAGGACCCGGAGGCGGGGCTCGAGCGCACCTTCAAGTCCGTGGACACCTGCGCGGCGGAGTTCGAGGCCGCCACGCCCTACTACTACTCGGGCTGGGAGCGCGCGGCGCGCCACGAGGTGCGTCGCGGCGACAGGTCGTCGGTGGTCATCCTCGGCGCCGGGCCAAACCGCATCGGCCAGGGCATCGAGTTCGACTACTGCTGCGTGCACGCGGCCATGACCGTGCGCGAGTCCGGCCGCGACGCGGTGATGATCAACTGCAACCCGGAGACCGTCTCCACCGACTACGACACGAGCGACCGCCTCTACTTCGAGCCGCTCACCCTCGAGGACGTGCTCGGCGTGATCGAGCTCGAGAAGCCCGAGGGCGTGATCGTCCAGTTCGGCGGGCAGACCCCGCTCAAGCTGGCACGCGGCCTCGCCGACGCGGGGGTGCCGCTGCTCGGCACGCCGGTGGATTCGATCGACCTTGCTGAGGACCGTCCGAGCTTCGGGCGCCTGATGGGAGAGCTTGGGCTGAAGAGCCCGCCGTACGCAACCGCGCGCGACGAGGCCGGGGCACTCGAGGCGGCCAAGCAGGTGGGCTACCCGCTGCTCGTCCGGCCCTCGTACGTGCTCGGTGGGCGCGCGATGGAGATCTGTTACGGGCCCGACCAGCTCGCCGACTACCTAGAGCGCACCGAGCGCAACGGCGACGGCACGATCTACCTCGACCGCTTTCTCGAGAACGCGATCGAGATCGACGTGGACGCGCTGTGCGACGGCGAGGAGGTGGCGATCGGCGGCGTGATGCAGCACGTGGAGGAGGCAGGGATCCACTCCGGTGACTCTGCGTGCGTGATCCCCGCGCTGTCGCTCGGCCCGGAGATGCTCCGCCAGATCGAGGAGGCCACGCAGAAGCTGGCGCTCTCGCTCGGCGTGGTGGGCCTGATCAACATCCAGTACGCGGTCCACGGTGACGAGGAGCTCTACGTGATCGAGGCCAACCCGCGGGCATCGCGCACGGTCCCGTTCGTGTCGAAGGCGGTGGGCGTGCCGCTCGCGAAGATGGCTTGCCGGCTGATGCTGGGGGAGAAGCTGCGCGACCTCGACCTTCAGCTGCCGCCGCCCGGCGACGCCTCGGCGGGGCACGTGTCCGTGAAGGAGGCGGTGCTCCCGTTCGACCGCTTCCCGGCGGCGGACGCGCTGCTCGGACCCGAGATGAAGTCCACCGGAGAGGTGATGGGCATCGCGGCCGACTATCCCACCGCGTTCGGCAAGGCCCAGGCCGCCGCCGGCGCCGAGCTGCCCACCGAGGGCACGGTCTTCATCACCGTTACCGACTCGGACAAGCCCGCCGCCACCCAGCTCGCGGCCTCGCTTCACGACCTCGGGTTCGACATCGTCGCCACCGGCGGCACCGCGCAGGCCATCCGCCGCATGGGGGTGCCCGTCGAGCGGCTCAAGAAGATCTCAGAGGGTTCGCCGAACGTGGTGGACCGGATCGAGTCCGGCGAGGTCGACCTCGTGATCAACACGCCCACCGGCTCCGGCGCCCGCAGCGACGGTTACGAGATCCGCCGCGCGGCCGTCGCGCGCGGCATTCCGTGCATCACGACCATGACCGGCGCCACCGCCGCGCAGCGCGCCATCCGCGCGCTGCGCCGGGGCGAGCCCGAGGTGCGCTCCCTACAGGAGCTGCACGCGGACCGCAGCGAGGCGGGGAGGACGCCCGCGTGACCCTCGCGCCGTTCGGGCGCCGCCTCGCGCCGCTGGTCGAGAACAGACGGGTCGGCGCCTACACGCTGTTGGTCGCGGAGGACCCCGGGGGACCGCCCGACCCGCGGCCCGGCCAGTTCTACATGCTCGCCACCGAAGAGGGCTGGGGAGCGGGGGAGGGCGAGCGCCCCCACCTCCCGCGTGCCTTCTCCTTCGCGCGCGCGCGCGAGGGGCGGCTCTGGTTCCTGCTCGAGGACATCGGGCCCGGCACGCATCGCCTCGCCGAAATGGGCGAGGGTGAGAACCTGTGGCTCACCGGCCCGCTGGGGATCGGGTTCGAGGAGCCGGCGGGGCGGCCGCTCCTGGTGGGCGGCGGCATCGGCACCGCGCCACTGCTCTGCCTGCAGGACGAGCTCGGGCCGGACGCGAAGGTGCTGCTCGGATTCAGGAGCGCCGACCACGCCGAGGCAGCCACCCTCTTCGCCGGCGAGTCACAAATAGCCACGGACGACGGGTCGGTTGGCAAGCACGCCCTCGTCACCGAGCTCCTCCGAGAGGAGCTTCAGCCGGGCGACGTCGTCTACTCATGCGGGCCGCCGGCCATGCTCGAGGCCGTACGCGCGCTGGCTGAGGAGCACGACATCCCGGCGCAGCTTGCGCTCGAATCCGGCATGGCATGCGGCTTCGGCGCCTGCTTCGGCTGCGTGGTGCCGACCAGGAACGGCTACATCCGGCTCTGCGTCGACGGCCCGGTGGTGGAGGCGGCCGATCTCGTCCCCGGAGGCGTGGGCCACTGATGGTCGAGCTCTGCGGCGTCCACCTGCGCGGGCCGGTCCTGAACGGCTCCGGCACCTACGACGCCATCGCGGCCCGCCGCGTGTTCGGCGACGAGCTGCTCGAGCGCTTCCCGTTCGACTGCTTCGTGTCGAAGACGATCACGCTCGCACCGCGCCAGGGCAATCCGCCGCCGCGCCTGTGGGAGACGCCCGCCGGCCTGATCAACTCGATCGGGCTGCCCAACAAGGGCCTCGCCGGGTTCCTCGCGGAGGATCTGCCGATGCTGGCGGAGCTGCCCGTGCCGCTCTGCGTGTCCGTGATGGGGTTCGACCACGGTGAGCTGAGGGAGCTCGTGTCGACGGTGGGGGCGCGCGACGAGGTGTCGCTCATCGAGCTCAACTTCTCCTGCCCCAACGTGGAGACCGGGCTGATCATGGGGGCCGATCCCGCCGAGACCGCGCGCGCGGTTGAGGCGCTGCGCCCCCTCACGGAGAAGCCGCTGATCGTGAAGCTCACGCCCAACGCCACCGAACCTGCCGCCGTGGCGCGGGCGGCCGAGGCCGCCGGCGCCGATGCGGTGTCCCTCATCAACACGCTCAAAGGCATGGCGCTTCACCCGCAAACGCGCGATCCGTGGCTCGGCGGGACCACCGGCGGAGTGTCGGGTCCGGCGGTGCGCGCGATCGCTCTCGAGCAGGTCCACTCGGTATCGAAAGCTGTGCAGTTGCCCGTGATCGGGATGGGCGGGATCGCAAGCGGGCGCGATGCCGCCGACTTCCTCGCGGCGGGCGCGACCTGCATAGCCGTGGGCACGGAAAGCTTTCGCGACCCCACCGCGGGCGCCCGTGTCGCCGCCGAGCTGGAGGCGCTTTCTCGCAAAGAGCGGGAGTTTTCCCCGGGGGGTGTGCGCTAGGCGCACAAATTCTCAGAAAGCCCCTGCAAAAAGAGCCAAAACGCTCAACCAGCCCGAAGGGCGCTCAAGCTCAGGTTGAGGTCGAGCTGAATTCACGGAAAAATCGACATTTCGCCGTCTCGCGACCTTCATTTCTGTGTAACATCGCCGCCCATGTCGCCCGCCGCGCAGTCGCCCCCGAAAGCCGCCTCGGGGGTCGCACCCGAACGTTCCCTCACCCAGCGGATGGACGCCCTCAAGCGGGCGAACGAGATCCGCACGAGGCGCGCCCGGCTCAAGCGCGATCTGAAGGCGGGGCGGCAGCAGATCCATGGACTGCTCCTGGATCCGCCGGAATATCTGCAAACTGCGAAGGTCTTCGACCTGCTCCTGGCGGTTCCGAAGTACGGCCGCGTGAAGGTGAATCGCATCCTCACCCAGTGCCGGATCTCGCCGAGCAAGACGATCGGCGGGCTGTCGGAGCGCCAGCGCAACGAGCTCGTCTCGTACCTCCGCCGCTAGCTGATCCCGCGCCATCGCGCCACCTCGCGTTCTAGTCATCACCGGGCCGTCTGGAGTGGGCAAGGGCACGCTCATCCGCGCCCTGCTCGAGCGCTTCCCGGACCTCCGGCTGTCCGTCTCGGCCACCACCCGCCAGCCGCGTCCAGGGGAGACGCAGGGGGTGGACTATCACTTCCTCACGCGCGATGAGTTCGAGAAACGCCTGCAAAACGACGAGTTCCTGGAGCACGCGGAATATGCCGGCAATCAGTACGGCACGCTCCGCTCCGAGCTCGACCGGGCCGCGGAGGGGCTCGTGCTCGAGATCGAGCTGCAGGGCGCCCGCCAGATTCGAGAGGCGCTGCCGGACGCGCAGCAGGTGTTCATCAAGCCGCCGTCGCTCGACGCTCTGCGCACGCGCCTGATCGCGCGCGGGGCGGAAAACGAGGAGCAGATTGCGCGCCGGCTCGCCGTCGCGGAGCGCGAGCTCGCGGCGGAGCACGAGTGGAAGCACGTGATCGTGAACGATCGGCTCGAGGATGCCGTGGACCAGCTCGCGGAGCTCGTCGCTACCCTTTCTGAAGAGCAACCCCGAGGAGACTCTCTGTGATCAAGCCCCGTCTCGACACGCTGCTCGAGCGCGTCGACTCCCACTACGCGTGCGTTCTGGTGTCCGCCAAGCGGGCCCGCCAGATCAACTCGTACTACCACAACCTTGGCGAGGGAACGTTCGACGAGTACCCGCCGCCGATGGTGGAGACGGGGTCGAAGAACTACCTCAAGATCTCGCTCGAGGAGATTGCTGCCGGGAAGCTGAAGTATCGGTACCGGTCATAGGGCATAGGGCATAGGGCATGGGGCGACAGCTCGATTGCAGCTGATCGTCCGTTTTCGCGTCATCCTTAGCTTGTGGCGCGGGTTCTTCTTGGCGTAACTGGCGGGATTGCGGCTTATAAGGCCGTTGAGGTCGCTCGGCTTGCGATTAAGGCTGGGCATTCTGTACGGGTCGTTCAGACCCCGGCTTCGCTCAGCTTCGTGGGCCGCGCCACGTTCGAGGGAATCACTGGGGCTCCGGTCCTGGTCGACGAGTTCGAGGGTGATCCCGCTCGCGGTGCCTTCCCGGGCGATCCGGCGCCCGACCATGCCGCCATCTCGCACCTCGAATTGGTGCGGCGGGCCGATGTCTACGCGATCGTGCCGGCGTCGGCCAACACGATCGCCAAGCTCGCTCACGGCATGGCGGACAACCTGCTCACGAGCGCGGCGCTCGCGAGCACTGCGCCGCTCGTGATCGCGCCGGCGATGAACGACCGGATGTACGAGCACCCGGCCACCCAGGCCAACTTGGAGACGCTTGCGGCGCGCGGCGCGGAGATCGTGCCCCCGGGCACTGGCCAGCTGGCCTCCAAGGGCGAGTTCGGCGTGGGCCGGCTGGCCGAGCCACCCGAGGTGCTGGCGGCGATCGAGGCTGCGCTCGGGGGAGCGGGGTTCGCGCCCCGCTCGCTCGATGGCCTGAGGGTGCTCGTCACCGCGGGAGGTACGCGTGAGCCGATCGACGCGGTGCGCTATGTGGGCAACCGCTCGAGCGGGCGGATGGGCTTCGCCCTTGCGGACGAGGCGGCACGCCGAGGCGCCGACGTGACGGTGATCGCGGCGAACGTATCGCTCCCGCGGACGGACGGAGTCACCTATGTGGACGTTGAGAGCGCGGCCGAGCTGGAGCGGGCGGCGCGCGAGGCCTTCCCCAACAGCGACGTGCTGCTGATGGCGGCCGCCGTGGCCGACTTCCGGCCGGCCTCGCCCGAGGCTTCGAAGATCTCGAAGACCGGGCGCGACGGCCTCACGGTTGAGCTCGAGCCCACCACCGACGTGCTTGCGGCGCTGGCGGCCGAGCGGCGGCCGGGCCAGACGATCGTGGGCTTCGCCGCAGAGCACGGTGAGGGCGCCGCCGAGCGCGCGCGCGAGAAGCTCGAGCGCAAGGGGGTCGACGCTATCGTCCTGAATGACGTGTCGAGGCCCGGAATCGGGTTCGACGCGGCGGAAAACGAGGTCTCGATTGTCACCCGTACGGGCATCCTGGAGGTGCCCAGAGCGCTCAAGAGTGAAGTTGCCGGGGCGATCATCGAGGTGGTGGAGAAGCTGCACGCGGAGGAGGTGAAGACGTCATGACCGAGCCGGAGCGCACACCCGAGGAGCGGGGCGAGCACGTGTATGACCTCTTCCGCCGCGGCACCGCGCTGCTCGAGTCGAAGGACTTCAACGCCGCGCAGATCCCGCTTGAGCAGGCGCGCGAGCTCGAGCCCGACAAGACCTCGATCCGCGAGGCCCTGGGCCGCGCCTACTGGCACAGCGGCCGCTACGCGCAGGCGCGGGACGAATTCGCCGCCGTGGTGGAGCGCAACCCGGTGAACGACTTCGCGCACTTCTGCCTCGGCCGCTCGTGCGAGAAGACCGGGCGCATCCGAGAGGCCAGGCGCCATCTCGCGCTCGCCACGAGCCTTCGGCCGGACCGGGCGGACTACCGCCACTACCGCGCTCGGCTCGAAGCCGCCTGATCCGCAGCGCATAGAGTGCGGCGCCATGCCGCGCTTCCGCTACGTCATAGCCGACGTGTTCACGGGCACGCCGCTCACCGGCAACCAGCTCGCCGTGTACACGGACGCCCGCGCCATCCCCGAGGACAGGCTGCAGGACATCGCACGCGAGATGAACTTCTCGGAGACGGTGTTCGTGCTCCCGCCCGAGGGCGACGGCCATGTGCGCATCCGGATCTTCACGCCTGCCACCGAGCTGCCGTTCGCGGGGCATCCCACGCTCGGCTCGGCGTTCGTGCTCGCGGGGCCACTGCAGCTCACCGAGATCCGGATCGAGACCGGCGTCGGCGTGATCCCCGTCCAGGTGGAACGCGAGGGCGCACGGATCTCGTTCGGCTGGATGGTCCAGCGCGTGCCCACCTGGGAGCCGTACGCGCGGGAGGCCGAGGCGCTCGCGGCACTGGGCGTGGAGCGCGCGGCGCTCCCGGTCGAGGAGTACGACAACGGTCCCCACTTTGTGATGGTCGGCCTCGAGTCCGAAGAGGCGGTGGCGGCGCTCGAGCCCGACTTCGGCCGCCTGAACAGGCTGGGCACCTTCGGATTCAGCACCTTCGCGGGCCAGGGCACGAAATGGAAGACGCGCATGTTCGGCCCCGGCGTGGGCGTGGTCGAGGACCCCGCTACAGGCAGCGCGGCCGGCCCGCTGGGGGTCCACCTCCTGCGCCACGGACTGATCGAGTCGGGGCAGGAGATCGAGCTCACGCAGGGGGTCGAGATCAAGCGCCCATCCACGCTCTACGTGCGCGTGACGGGAACACCTGAAGAGATCGAGCGCGTGGAGGTGGGCGGCGAGGCAGTGATCGTCGCCAACGGAGAGCTACAGCTCTAGTCGCCGTGCGCCTCGCGGACCGCGAGCGCCCCTTCCACCACGAGCCCGAGCAGCCGGTCCACGGCCTGCCGGTCAAGGCCGGCGGCGGGCAGATCGCCGTGCACCCAGATGTCGCCCGAGCGGGTGCACGCGAAGCGCACGAAGCGCGTCTGCCGGTTCCAGTGCAGGAGGTTCCAAGGGTTCAGCTCGTCGGAGGCCGAGAGCGCGAACGCCTGCACGCGCAGGAGGCCGTCCGCCACCCGCACCCCCACGTCGAGCGGCCAGCCGCGCGCCTGCTCGGCCGCCACGGTGATGCCCCACTCGCCATGGGCGAGCCGCCGGGTCTCACCCGGCAGGGCACTCACGTAGGCGTCCACCACGTCAACGGCTGCCATCGGCTCCCAGGGTAGGGTGCCGCCCGTGCGAGCGGTGGTCCAGCGCGTGAGCGGCGCGTCGGTGACGGTGGAGGGGGAGGAGATCGCGCGGATCGGGCGCGGGCTCCTCGTGCTGCTCGCCGTCCACACCGACGACACGGAGGAGCTGGCGAACAAGCTCATTCGCAAGCTGCTCGCGCTGCGCGTATTCGAGGATCACGAGGGGCGAATGAACCTCGCCATAGGCGACGTCCATGGCGAGATCCTGTGCGTCAGCAACTTCACCCTGTACGGGGATACGCGCAGGGGAAACCGCCCCAGCTTCGTGGATGCGGCGCCTCCGGAGGAGGCGGAAGAGCTCTACGAAATGGTGCGCGAGGGGCTCGGCGCGCAGGGTGGACGCTTCGGCGCGCGCATGGCCGTCGAGCTCGTGAATGACGGTCCCGTCACCCTTCTGATCGAGACCTGAGGCGGCCTTCGAGGGCTAACTCCGCGGGGCATCCAGCCCCGCAATTGGATGGTCTCTCGGCCTCCAGCCTCCGGTAGGTCAGGGCTATACTCGATTTCGTTGGAACTTCATCTGCGGCCGTGTGCCGCTCTTGGGGTGGGCTTCGGAGGCCCACCTTTTTTTCGCCCGGAGGGAGATCGTGGAACCCACACAGGAGTACATCGAGGAGCGGCTCACGCATGCTGAGCCCGATGTCGAAGTGCTGCTTGTGGAGCAGATCTCCGGCAACAAGGTGAGGGTGTTCGTGGACCACCCGGACGGCGTGGACCTGGCGCTCTGCGAGCGCGTCACGAACCACCTCCGCGAGCTACTCGTGGAGTACGCGCTCGAGGTCTCCTCGCCGGGGCCCGAGCGGCCGCTCACCAAGCCGCAGCACTTCCGCCGCTACGTCGGACGCCGCGCGCGCGTGCGCACGCGCGTGGACCACGGCGGCCGCAAGACCTTCACGGGCGAGCTCGTAGGCGCGAGCGACAGCGAGATCACGGTGGCGGCCGACACCGGCGTCGTGTCGATCCCGTACTCGGACATCAACAGAAGCAACCTGGTGGAGGGCTGAGCGCATGAGTAGAGAGATCCTGGAAGCCGTACGGGTCCTCGAGCGCGAGAAGGGGATCTCCTCGGAGCGCCTGATGGCGGCGCTCGAAGATGCCCTGCTCTCCGCTTACAAGAAGACTCCCGGGTCGGCGAAGTACGCACGTGTGGACATGGACCGCGAGAGCGGCGACTTCATCGTCTACGAGCTGCTGATCCCGCCTGAGCTCGAGGAGCAGCTGCTCTCGGAGGTCGAGCAGGAGGAGGCCACGGTCGATCCCGAGACGGGTGAGATGCGCGAGCCGGCCGAGCCCGAGCTCGACCCCGACCTGCTCGCCCAGTACAGCGATCAGATCGATGAGCGCAACGTCACGCCCGAGGACTTCGGCCGCATCGCCGCGCAGACCGCCAAGCAGGTGATCCTGCAGCGGATCCGCGAAGCCGAGCGCGACATGATGTTCGAGGAGTACCAGGACCGCGTCGGCGAGCTGATCACGGGCATCGTCCAGCAGTCCGACTCGCGCTACACGCTCGTGCAGCTGCGCGAGCGCGTGGAGGCGCTCTTGCCGAAGTCCGAGCAGGTGGACAACGAGCGCTACGACCACGGGCAGCGCATCAAGGCGATCATCACCGACGTCTCGGCGCAGGCGAAGGGGCCGAGCATCATCGTGTCGCGCCGC from Thermoleophilaceae bacterium encodes the following:
- the carB gene encoding carbamoyl-phosphate synthase large subunit; translated protein: MPRRDDIERILVIGSGPIVIGQAAEFDYSGAQACKVLLEEGYEVILVNSNPATIMTDPEFATATYIEPLTPESVAKVIDRERPDALLPTLGGGTALNLARALSEDGTLGQYDVELIGANYDAIRRAEDRELFRETIEGAGLRVPRSAIVSGMAEAERALREIGLPTILRPGFTMGGRGGGIARTEAEFRQRVGEALAASPIGQVLVEESVIGWGEFELEVMRDYRDNVVIVCSIENIDPMGVHTGDSVTVAPQQTLTDRQYQSLRDQAIQVIRAVGVETGGSNIQFAVNPHTDEIVVIEMNPRVSRSSALASKATGFPIAKIAARLAVGYALEEIDNDITRVTPASFEPTIDYVVVKWPRFAFEKFPGTNGSLSTHMQSVGEAMAIGRTFKQAFMKAMRSRETDVRVRPPEDTDELLARLEVPSHDRFELLFEAVRRGASDEEIQSRTMIDPWFVAELGALARGEDPEAGLERTFKSVDTCAAEFEAATPYYYSGWERAARHEVRRGDRSSVVILGAGPNRIGQGIEFDYCCVHAAMTVRESGRDAVMINCNPETVSTDYDTSDRLYFEPLTLEDVLGVIELEKPEGVIVQFGGQTPLKLARGLADAGVPLLGTPVDSIDLAEDRPSFGRLMGELGLKSPPYATARDEAGALEAAKQVGYPLLVRPSYVLGGRAMEICYGPDQLADYLERTERNGDGTIYLDRFLENAIEIDVDALCDGEEVAIGGVMQHVEEAGIHSGDSACVIPALSLGPEMLRQIEEATQKLALSLGVVGLINIQYAVHGDEELYVIEANPRASRTVPFVSKAVGVPLAKMACRLMLGEKLRDLDLQLPPPGDASAGHVSVKEAVLPFDRFPAADALLGPEMKSTGEVMGIAADYPTAFGKAQAAAGAELPTEGTVFITVTDSDKPAATQLAASLHDLGFDIVATGGTAQAIRRMGVPVERLKKISEGSPNVVDRIESGEVDLVINTPTGSGARSDGYEIRRAAVARGIPCITTMTGATAAQRAIRALRRGEPEVRSLQELHADRSEAGRTPA
- a CDS encoding dihydroorotate dehydrogenase, translated to MVELCGVHLRGPVLNGSGTYDAIAARRVFGDELLERFPFDCFVSKTITLAPRQGNPPPRLWETPAGLINSIGLPNKGLAGFLAEDLPMLAELPVPLCVSVMGFDHGELRELVSTVGARDEVSLIELNFSCPNVETGLIMGADPAETARAVEALRPLTEKPLIVKLTPNATEPAAVARAAEAAGADAVSLINTLKGMALHPQTRDPWLGGTTGGVSGPAVRAIALEQVHSVSKAVQLPVIGMGGIASGRDAADFLAAGATCIAVGTESFRDPTAGARVAAELEALSRKEREFSPGGVR
- the mihF gene encoding integration host factor, actinobacterial type is translated as MSPAAQSPPKAASGVAPERSLTQRMDALKRANEIRTRRARLKRDLKAGRQQIHGLLLDPPEYLQTAKVFDLLLAVPKYGRVKVNRILTQCRISPSKTIGGLSERQRNELVSYLRR
- the gmk gene encoding guanylate kinase — translated: MTGPSGVGKGTLIRALLERFPDLRLSVSATTRQPRPGETQGVDYHFLTRDEFEKRLQNDEFLEHAEYAGNQYGTLRSELDRAAEGLVLEIELQGARQIREALPDAQQVFIKPPSLDALRTRLIARGAENEEQIARRLAVAERELAAEHEWKHVIVNDRLEDAVDQLAELVATLSEEQPRGDSL
- the rpoZ gene encoding DNA-directed RNA polymerase subunit omega, whose product is MIKPRLDTLLERVDSHYACVLVSAKRARQINSYYHNLGEGTFDEYPPPMVETGSKNYLKISLEEIAAGKLKYRYRS
- the coaBC gene encoding bifunctional phosphopantothenoylcysteine decarboxylase/phosphopantothenate--cysteine ligase CoaBC — translated: MARVLLGVTGGIAAYKAVEVARLAIKAGHSVRVVQTPASLSFVGRATFEGITGAPVLVDEFEGDPARGAFPGDPAPDHAAISHLELVRRADVYAIVPASANTIAKLAHGMADNLLTSAALASTAPLVIAPAMNDRMYEHPATQANLETLAARGAEIVPPGTGQLASKGEFGVGRLAEPPEVLAAIEAALGGAGFAPRSLDGLRVLVTAGGTREPIDAVRYVGNRSSGRMGFALADEAARRGADVTVIAANVSLPRTDGVTYVDVESAAELERAAREAFPNSDVLLMAAAVADFRPASPEASKISKTGRDGLTVELEPTTDVLAALAAERRPGQTIVGFAAEHGEGAAERAREKLERKGVDAIVLNDVSRPGIGFDAAENEVSIVTRTGILEVPRALKSEVAGAIIEVVEKLHAEEVKTS
- a CDS encoding tetratricopeptide repeat protein produces the protein MTEPERTPEERGEHVYDLFRRGTALLESKDFNAAQIPLEQARELEPDKTSIREALGRAYWHSGRYAQARDEFAAVVERNPVNDFAHFCLGRSCEKTGRIREARRHLALATSLRPDRADYRHYRARLEAA
- a CDS encoding PhzF family phenazine biosynthesis protein translates to MPRFRYVIADVFTGTPLTGNQLAVYTDARAIPEDRLQDIAREMNFSETVFVLPPEGDGHVRIRIFTPATELPFAGHPTLGSAFVLAGPLQLTEIRIETGVGVIPVQVEREGARISFGWMVQRVPTWEPYAREAEALAALGVERAALPVEEYDNGPHFVMVGLESEEAVAALEPDFGRLNRLGTFGFSTFAGQGTKWKTRMFGPGVGVVEDPATGSAAGPLGVHLLRHGLIESGQEIELTQGVEIKRPSTLYVRVTGTPEEIERVEVGGEAVIVANGELQL
- a CDS encoding YbjN domain-containing protein, whose translation is MAAVDVVDAYVSALPGETRRLAHGEWGITVAAEQARGWPLDVGVRVADGLLRVQAFALSASDELNPWNLLHWNRQTRFVRFACTRSGDIWVHGDLPAAGLDRQAVDRLLGLVVEGALAVREAHGD
- the dtd gene encoding D-aminoacyl-tRNA deacylase — its product is MRAVVQRVSGASVTVEGEEIARIGRGLLVLLAVHTDDTEELANKLIRKLLALRVFEDHEGRMNLAIGDVHGEILCVSNFTLYGDTRRGNRPSFVDAAPPEEAEELYEMVREGLGAQGGRFGARMAVELVNDGPVTLLIET
- the rimP gene encoding ribosome maturation factor RimP, with the protein product MEPTQEYIEERLTHAEPDVEVLLVEQISGNKVRVFVDHPDGVDLALCERVTNHLRELLVEYALEVSSPGPERPLTKPQHFRRYVGRRARVRTRVDHGGRKTFTGELVGASDSEITVAADTGVVSIPYSDINRSNLVEG